The genomic region ACTTTAATGGACGTGAGGAACTGACAGAGGCCATGTTAATtaacaaacctttttttttttttattggagatTAAAAACAGCGAAGTCCCACATACCATACCCTACAAGACACAAGGTGCACAGACGAGCCTTGGCTATGTACCGGCGCTGCAGGAAGAGGCTGTCTGCCGGGCCTGGGCTGCTCCAGCTAGCGGGGAGGCGGCCCCATTGCAAAGTGCAGTTTCTCCGCGGAGGCGGCAGTGGCAGGTCAGTGGCAGAGGGCCATGGTTTCCATGTTAAGGAAGCGGACATGCATCTTGGTCTCAATGTCGATCCCCTGCCAGATCTGGAAGGGACGGAGCAGTGTTAAGGGCACATTCCCGCCGCCACCTCACACCTGACCAGGCCCCCCAGTCCTCGGCCCTTCCCACCTACTGTCTCCTGCCACCAGCTGTGATGTTCCGGGCAGGTGAAAACCAGAGGGCTGTGTTTCAAGACTATGAGCTAAGCGAGGACGAAAAACTTCCATCTGTCTTTTTTGCTGGTTAATTTGGCTCTGACATTTGGATTCTTTCTGAGATTGTCACAGTAAGTTATTATTAAGTACTGAATCCAAGCTCTTAGCTCCAAGTCATTTGAATCTCACCCACCACTTGAGGTTCTGTGATTTTCATGCAAATTACAAAACTCCATTAAGTCCCCTTTCCATGAGTACAATGCGGGACCCCCAACCTGTGCCGCCCACTTCACAGAACGCTGGGGGCTCTAATGGACCCGTCCTCATCATGGACGCGTTTTGTAAACTGTTAGGGTCTGTGCGGTCACAAGGCTTCGCTAGGACATTGTCATCAATTTAAGGATCTCCACAGTGTGGTCTTTACAACCTCCCTGGGATAAGGGATCACGTGCATTCTAGAAAGACAAACTCAAGCCCAAAAAGGTCATTTCTACCCAGAGATCACATCGTGGCCCCATTCCTGGTGCTGGTACTGCTGttacagtccagcctggccagGGCCCTGGAGCAGACCTTCATGCTACAAGGCTATGTATGTACCCCAGTGCTCCCAAGGCTATGCCCGCCAGCGCCTTAGCAAGTCAGGGCCCACGGGGGCCACAGATGGTAGGATGGGGGGTGCTAACAGGAACGGAGGGACGTGGTGGGCGGGTGACTTCTCACTGCTTCCCGCTTATGTAAGAACTTCAAACTCTCAAGCTGTCACTCTCAGCATCTCCGGGGACAGTCACAAGGCTGGTAACGGGGGAAAGTCAGACCCCTGTGGGCACCCAGGCGACAGAGAAGCCTTGGGACATTTCTGGCCGTAGCCCCCAGGTACTTCCTGCTTTCCTGAGCCTGTTCGGGGTGTCATGGGGTGTGCAAAGACAGCTCTGGTTCCAGTCGAGCGGCCCCATCCTTGCTGGGTGCACGAGGCGTTCCCAGGGTAATACACATGGACACTCATGGTGGTTTCTGCTAAGTGCCAGGTGGCAACATGGTCACTGAGGGCATTGGAAGGAATCAGGGAATGGGAAGGGCCAGCTGGTCCCAAAAGATCCCTTAGGGGTACAGGGACAGGCTTGGGGAGCACTAGGGGCCTGGCAGAGGCCAGCCTTTAGGAGAAGGAAGTTGGTTTCAGAGGCAAAGAAATTCATTCTACTCAGCCTGAAGCAGCGATACTTCCTCCCcaaccctgcctccctcctccaccttctAGCTCTTCATTCTGTTGTCTTGCTCTGGCGGGCATCACCTTCTCTGGTGACCGGGtccccagcataggccagagTGAGTCTGAAGCACAAGTGCAAATTCTGGCGGGCATCACCTTCTCTGGTGACCGGGtccccagcataggccagagTGAGTCTGAAGCACAAGTGCAAATTCTGCCTTTTCCCAGTCTGTCCGCCCTGCCAGCCCCGGGGTGGGCCATCTGCACGGCAGTCCGGGGGGCCTGCCGACCTCCGCAGTCTCCTTTCAGCCTTTCATCACAGCTGGGCCCTGCTGCCcgcctctcctctctcctgccgGGTCTCACCGTTGGCTGCCAGGCTTGGCCTCGGCTCCATGGGGCTGTGACCCTGAGGGCCCAGTCCCCCAGTCCTGCTCTAGGCTCCTTGGCCAGAAGCCGTGATCCTTCCTTCCCTAATCCTCTCTCCCCTCTTGGTCTCTTGCTCCCCTGACTTCCTTGTATTCCTCAAGTACCCCAAAAGCACTTGGGAACACTGTTGTGATGCCCAGGGCTGAACTGCAGGGAGGGGCATGGGGGTGGGGGTCCTCTCCCTGCCACAGGGCATCTGATTATCAAAACGGCCAGGGGCAGGCCTTGATTTGCAAGGCCAGCACTGGCCTAACCACCATCCACTagcagaggctggaggatccatcagggaggagggcagagtgggtggcCGCTTTACGAAAGTGACATCTTAGGACACAGCGAGGAAGGCCCGGGTGCAACGTGTGCAGTCAGCTCCAAACTGAGCTTCCGAGAAACAGTATTTCTACAGACAAGGAAAGTTCCCAGAATCCCTGTTCCAACTACAACAGGgctgttgtttttttgttctgttttgttttgagacggagtctcactctatcacccagactggagtacagtggcacgatctcagcttactgcaacctctacctcctggattcaagcgatcctcccacctcagcctcccaagtagctgggattacaggcacccgccaccacgcttggctgttttgtatttttagtagagatggggtttcaccatgttggtcaagctggtctcgaactcctgacctcaggtgatctgcccacctcagcctcccaaagttctgggattacaggcatgagccaccgcgcccagcctacaacGGGGGTTACTTCTGAGAAGAGGCAGTGGGACCCCAGGTGGGAGAGAATTTGGTTTACACTATATACCCTTTTGTACTGCTTACGTTGTTTTGACTACGTGTGAATATTACCTTttccataaaaataagaaaaaccagtttaaattgctttaaaaaacacGCGCAGGTTGACCCCTTCCTACTGAGATGTTGGTCATCCAGGAAGCCTGTCCCTTGCTACTGCAGGTAAAGAGCCATGTCCCCTCCTGACCAGTGGGCCACACGAGGTCTTCAAGGGTCCCCCAAGGCTCCCACGCCCAGGCCACCCACCTTCAGGAAGTCCTCGAAGGTGATCCCCTCATACACCTGATCAGGCTCCTGGGGAACGGAAGCACAGGGTGGACAGTGAGTGGTGCAGGTCCCCACACAGCTTCTGCCGGGGGATGGTCCACcggcctcccctccccaccaacaCCCAAATGTAAGTTGTTGAGGCTGTTTGGGAGGAATCACAAGAAAAGGAGAACGTTCTGGATCGTCTGCCTCCAACATGGAGCCGGTTACCCTGAACCTCCAATATCCTCATTCATGGGCTTGAGGGTGGGATGGGAGCCGAGCGTCACTCACCAGGGCCCTGGCAACGCGTGGCTCAGAgcagcctccctcccctcccccagccccccagggaGAATCTGAGGTGTGGGTGACACGGGGGCACAGGGCTCTCCCTTCCCCACTCAGCCCACCTCACCACCAGCCCCCCAGCAGCTGGGCCACCAAGATGCCTCCTCTACCCACCCAGGTCTGGCCTCCTCATGCCTGCGCTGTGCTGATAAGAAGATTCCAGGCTAATCTAAGCTCACAGACCTTGGGGGAGAGGTCAGGGAAACACAGGGCCAGCCTGTGAGGCCCACGCCTCATGCCTCGTGAGTCACCGTGATAACCCGGGGAGGCAGGGCCAGAGGGTGGCCACAAGGAGCCTCTCCCTGCTGAGTGGGTTTGGCGATGCCTGTCTCCATCGTCTCTGCGTCCTCCCTACTCTGGGGATGACACGGGGCGCTCCTGCCCCTTTCACCGATACTCCAGGATCCCACCGACAAGCCTCCAAAAACCTCACCCTGCAGCACGCTTTGTGACAGCGAAAACCCGCTGACATCCCAGGTGCCCGTCAATAGAAGGCGAGGGACATAAATCTCGGTCATCCACGCTATTGATTCCCACGCAACCATTAACcgtttatgcctagtgttccattactgGAACGCTAAGCTATGGGAGTTACTTATATCCTACTGgtcaaggtcatcgccaaggtctgattgcaaaaattcaaaaagctGCAACCTCAGGCAAAAATGGGTTAAGAAGGGGTTGATCTATATGTCTCACTACGGAAAAGGCTCTGAGATGTGTACCCAGCagataaagaacaaaaaacaaaacccaacaagcAGAAAGATGTCTGCAGGTCTGTGCACGCAAACCTTTCCTCAGACTGATAACCAGACCCCCACCATCTGCCCTGAGAGTGTGTGGGGTCACACGGAGAAAATGGGAAGCCACATCGGTTCGATTGTTTTgcataaatcaaaaataaaagacatgcatGTATACATTGGTATATGTAGGAAAAAACCACCAAGAGGGAGTCCCTTTAGGGAAGAGGACCTGGGCTGGTGGGGGAGCAGGACAGACTCAAATCTCTGTGACTCTCTGAAATTCTGTACAATGTGTGTTTAAGAACACAGGAGGCACACTCTAAGCATGTTATGCACTAGGCATGTATGTCCCAAGTGCCTTCCAAatggtattgttttgttttcatttgttttgttttgtttttgagacacagtctcgctctgtcgcccaggctggagtgcagtggcgcgatcttggctcactgtgacctctgcctcccaggttcaagtgattctcctgcctcagactcccaaatagctgggattattacaggcatgcgccaccatgcgtgactaatttttaaattttttagcagagacgggggtttcaccatgttagccagactggtctcgaactcctgacctcaagcaatccacccgcctgggactcccaaagtgctgggattacaggtgtgaccaaaTGCTATTGTTAGCATTTAATGATAGATGCCAATCTCACGACAGGCCCTGAGTTGGGTTCTGGTCTCTCTCCCGTATTACAGATGAGGGGCACAGAGGGGAGCTGCCTGTCCAGCTGGGAGCATCTAGCTGCCTCCAAGTCTTTGAGGGCTGTTTCTACTGGCAGGACTTTGCAGGCTTTTTAGTTTCCtctttacacttaaaaatttttggccaggcacagtggttcacatctgtcatcccagcactttgggaggccaaggcaggaggactgttggaagccaggagttcgagaccaggctggtcaacataaCGACATCTCTTTTTAGTAaaacatctctttttttaaaaactttgaaaaattagctgggtgtggttgtccacctgtagtcccagctgctccggaggccaaggcaggaggatggtttgagcccaggagatggaagccGTAGTGAGCGATGATCACatcactgtgccactgcactccagtttgggcgacagaacgagaccctgtctcttaaaaaataaataataaatttaaaaaaaaagaaacccagcaGTTCTCGGCTAGCCTGGGCCAGCCCTGTCCCCCCTAATGGCTCCTTCCTCCCTGTCTTCCCACTCATGGGCACAGTGGCTGCCCTCCCTGCTGGGCCACCCTAGGTTCCCAGGCTGGCAAAGGGGAGCTAATTATAGAAAAGGCCCCCGTGGCCAGAGTCCAGGGCTGGAAAGGGGGTGATCGGTGCAAGGAAGGAGGGCGGGGAGTGGGGGAAGCAGTCCCCCCATCAAGCATCCATGGGTGTGACCTCCTGAGAAAGCACTCTCAAAAGATCCACGGGccggtgtggcggctcatgcctggaatcccagcactttgggaggccgaggtgggtggatcacttgaggtcaggagtttgagaccagcctggccaacatggtgaaaccccatctctgctaaaaatacaaaaattagccgggcgtagtggcacacgcctgtaattccagctactcgggaggctgaggcaggagaatcacttcaactcaggaggtggaggttgcagtgagccgagatggtgctactgcactccagcctgggcggcagagtaagACTtggtcttagaaaaaaaaaaaagagagagatcccGCCTCAGTCAATAACTGCCTTTGGAAGTCCATTAAAGTGGGGACCATGGATTGTTTGTCTTCGGCGGATGGCATGGTCAGAACAGGAAGTGTCCTCAGAGGCCGGGCGGGATTGAACCGATGCAGCTGCCCCTTGCCCCCAGCTCAGGCCGCATGCCCAGCTCCATCTGGGTTTATCTGGCCGAGGTTTACACCAGAAGGTATTTTAAGAGCGCCTGGAGGACCCAAGAGTGAAGAAAGAGGTGGAGATGAGTCCTCTGCCTTGCAGCCGCCTTCCTGGTTCTGGGGCTACCTCCACCTCATGGGGGCCCGTGGGCAGCGGGTACGCCCCGGAGCCCGGCCTCCGCCCCGAgatgcctctgcttcccaggctgcgGAGGTTTTATGCAGATCAGCAGCTGGCAGCTGCCAGCAATTTCACTACAGCAAATTAAGAAAACTGTCGCCAATTGAAACTGGAGTGGGACAGGGAGCAATTTGAACAAGGAGAGTGTAATTAAATCAAATGGGAATTTGGCCCGACAACCCAGCGGGGGATCCCTGCTCTCCCCACCGAGGTCACGAGCCCTCTCCCGTGGTGGTTAATCTGCTGAGTGTGGAGGTTTCACCCAAGCCAGAAGCTTCCCCCTGGGCTCCAGAGGCAGACAGATAAAATACACGTCAGGAAACCAACCGATCACAGCCCCTGCCCCTGGGGGCAGGCCCGGACTGGTGGCCTCATGTCCCTCAAGGACAGGCTTGGGGCACAGAGGGCAGGATCCAGCATGAACGCCCCTCCACTCCGGCTGGGCAAACACAAAGCCATCAGGGTGTCTAGAGACGCAGCCACTTTACACACACAGGGGCAAAGGGCTGACCGCATCAGTGGGGCCATCCAAACCCCTCAGGGAACACACGACACCCAGGTGGTCACCTGCCTGCCTGAGTGGTCCCCAGAGGCTTAAAGCCTCAGGGCTGGGGGCTGGTGGGGCTGCACCTATCCTTACAAGAGGAAATCCACCCTGCACAGGAAAGATGGCAAGGTCTAGAGGATTCTCTatgctctctgagcctcagttttcccaccaGTCAAAATGAGGCAAGATGTAAGAAACGATGAACATGGGAAGGCCACTTCCCTCTCTTCTGTGTCATTTACACACCAGCCCCCACCTTGGCTCCTCCACCTGACCCCATGCCATCGGCTCTTGTCAGCCCCCAATAGGGCTCCCTGCTGACCCCTGCTCCGAGGCCAGAAGTCGCCTCTGAGTCATTTGTTAAGAAATAAACTAATTAAGGCCAGCCTGTGCCATGTGCTCCCCCGGCCTGGCCCCAGGACCAAGTGCTGCTGTGAGCACTGACTGAGGCCGGGGTGGGGGGTCAGGGGGCTATGCAGGTGGGGGTTCCTGGACCCCAAAGCCTGGGATCTTGAGCTCTGCTTCCCTGCCTTGTGCAGCTCTCTGGGGACTTGGACCTTCAGTCTCCTGCGGGACAGGAAGGGCTGGGAGAGGTTCCTGAGCCCCACAGGCCACAGGTAGAGCAGGTGGCAGAATACACCTGGCTCCTGCCCCGTGAGGCCTTCCAGAAACGCAGACCATAAGCGGGAGAGGCACTGCGCGTCTCGGGAGGGCTGCAGGGGCGCTCACCATCTGTCCCATGCACACGCTGGCCGCCTCCATCATGGCCCCGTCGGCGATGGAGCGAGCAGACTCCTTCTCGATGTGAGGGTTTCCCGATAGCAGCTCCTCGACCACCTGCCGGGTGGGGCGGAAACAAACGGTGACTTTGGGCCTCCATCAGGGTTGTGGGGGGCGGAGGGGAGGCACCAGGAGCCCAGGGCGGGCCAGAGGAGCATACTTTACATTTCGATATTCTTCCAGAGTGATGCGGCCATCGCTGTCCGAGTCATACATGTGGAACAGAActgaggtggcag from Pongo pygmaeus isolate AG05252 chromosome 10, NHGRI_mPonPyg2-v2.0_pri, whole genome shotgun sequence harbors:
- the TESC gene encoding calcineurin B homologous protein 3 isoform X3, producing the protein MGAAHSASEEVRELEGKTGFSSDQIEQLHRRFKQLSGDQPTIRNLRKGPSGLADEINFEDFLTIMSYFRPIDTTMDEEQVELSRKEKLRFLFHMYDSDSDGRITLEEYRNVVEELLSGNPHIEKESARSIADGAMMEAASVCMGQMEPDQVYEGITFEDFLKIWQGIDIETKMHVRFLNMETMALCH